The region gcttaaattttgtttttaaattattttaataaattgattttaaaaaataaaaaatattttaaattagaacAGCCGCAGAAATTTGCCATGAAACACATAAAACTATGCAGAAAGGATAATGTACACAAGGTTAAACATTGAGATGGGAAATATCTCTTATATATCTTTATCTTTGTGTAGATTTTCTCCATCAAATCTAAAAACTTCCTGTTACTTGTCAATCATTCCCTGGCAAAAGCTCCTGTGCGTACAAACAACAGTTTCAAAATGGCACACCAGAGCAAAGGCAAGTATCAGAAAACAAATACCAGTAGCTCCAGCCCTATACAAGAATACACAAAACATCTTGTATATCTCTATGAACAGTACGAAAAAGCAGCAATCCATTCTCAGGTCTAACATCCTACTGGATAATCCTAAGAAGCATGGGGGCCACGAGTTTTTCCTCTTTGCAACTTATAATCAAATCCAGGTACTGCATTGCTTCTCGAGGGAGAAGGCCGTGGATAAAAGAGCTGAACAAATGCGAATGGGTCCCTTGCATCACATCAAAACACTGCTCCAATACCCTCAATTGCTGCTCCTTGCTCAGCTCCATAGCCTCCATCAATGGCAATACATCTCTTTCCTCCTCCTGGAAGTGCTCTTTACTATGCTCCTGTTAGCACATTGGAACAATCCAAATTATTCAGTACCTTTAAAGACCTCAAGGCACCTTTCTCGATAAAGGGACACGGGGAAAATTCATAGGCAGATACTTGTAAAAGCCAAACTAGCCCCACAGCACTATTACATCAAGGAATGGCAGTAAACTTGGCTTGCACCACACTACATGGGCATGACCTATCTTTCTCAGATTGTTAAAGCAAAACATTTAAAAGGGATGGGGTTATACCAGCAATGATCTGAGCCGAGAGGAAAGGTTCCGAAGAGCCTCTCGGTAGTCATGGCTTCCAGTGTCAAGAACTACAATTGATTTTATATCTTCTTTGATTCCATTCATGATGGGCAGGTCCCTTCCATGTTCCTCATTTGCAGCTTTACATAGCCCTGGATCATCACATTTAATTTTCAGATCTTAAACATCCTTAGCAAGTGCATTGCccccacaaaaaaaatctcagcaagcaataaaaaagaacacTATGCTTCACCTTACCAGCAAGTAATCTTCATTAGCTTAAAAACACAACCCAATCTTTAGCAAGCATAATCAAAATTAACCGAGCAACAACTTAactacacaattttttttaggagAAACAAATACTTCCAAAACAATacgattaaaatattttttcgcAGGCAGGTTGACTTGGTAAATCCGTGACTTCTAGCCTGACTGTCAAATATCTTTTCGTGGGAGATTAAAATATTGCAACCCAGACCATTTTTCAGGTCAGATCTCGTACCGGTCGAACAAGGATGTCCCCAATTCCTTACCTCTCTCAGCCGTTTCCAAAAGCGGAAAAACCACACGCTCCTCCATTTGCGCGTGCTCAACCATGACCTCCAACAACTGTGTATAACTCTTTTGAAACTTCTTCACCTCCATCCTCTCACTCCCCATTGCCGGATCACCATTCCTCCTCCCACCACGTGTCACCAAATCTTCACTCCACCTCACCATCCTCTCCAAATGCCACACCACACTCCTATGTTGCAACGCCGCCATTTTCACCACCAACGCCGCCGTCTCACATCCCTCCTCCTCCACCGGCACAACCAACGGCGGCTGCGGCAACTTCACGTCTATGAACCGGACCATCATCTCTCGGGTTCCCGAAATCGTTTCAGACCCGATTTGAACCACTGGTTGCGGGTCATCAGTGGGTGTAAACTGAAGCGCTCTGGTCTTGTAAAGAAGAGCAAAATGAAAGTAGAGAGTGGAAGAGGTGGCGGGGTCACCGTATAAGTGGACGGCTGTAGTTGATTTGATGAGATCATATGGAGCTATCTCAGCCATTGCTTGTTTTGAGTTTGTAAAACAGTTGCAATTTCCCATCTTCGTTTCTCTTAATATTTTGGAAAGAAGACACAAATTAATGGGTGTTGGATTATGGCTTCTTTTTGTGGGTTAGAAGTAGCAAAAGAGTGAGGAGTGAAGAGCAAGAAAAGGATTGGTAAAGAGGGAAGGTGACGGGTTAGTtagaaaaagggaaaagagCTGTTGAATAAAGTAGTAAAGGATGGAGACAAGAACAAACTGCAAGAGAGAAGAGATTTTGATGAAAGAAAGCCTATCTTTCTGTAtcgaaacttaaaaaaaaaaaaaaaaaacgagaggagggagagggagaggcatgatcttgaagaagaagatgggaaGAAGACATCTCAGCAAGCCATGTCCATCCCATGGCATaatgttgttaattaattttcatttttttcctttaaaatctttgatgaattCGTTTGCTTTGGGGGGTGGGGATCGGCGAGGAATGCATGGGGAAGAATTAATGTCGTGGCTGTTAAGTTCGAGTTCAAACTTCAAAGctgatatctaaaaaaaataattaatttatttgaatatatcaAACAAATACGAGGGTTATTATATCTTTAAAACTATtcgaaaaaagaatttaatctcACTGataatcaatttgttttaagATATCCGTACTGCAAGCGGGGGGAAAAAAGAAACTTAAGAAGATGGTTATAATTTTGATAAGAAAACAAGACCTCGTCGACGATAGAATAAGATGACTCACGAGCTATACATCTACTCCAATGCTTGACTTGTCACATAAAATCATATGGTGTCGGTCCAAAATTGACTCAATATACATACTCATTCAAACTTTAATCACTTGGAAACATGCAAATGCAAGCAAGATGATCAGTTGTTTTCATATAGCATAATCCAAGCCTCCATACGTTTCTGCCCAAGTCATGTGCcgtgtttgtttttgcggtggtttcatgtttttttttaattaaagttttattatatttcttaatattttagtatattaatatcaaaattaaattttaaaaaataaaaaatatattattctaatCCATCATCAAAATCACAACGCAAAACACTATAATGTTTTGGATTGTGATGTCGCTTGCTTTTTCAAGTTACTTTGTatctattaatatatttaaataaatttttttaaaaaaatttatataatttaaaaacatataaaaaaaattaaaatacattaaaagtaCTTATTGAATGGAAAAATAAAGACGCTCTATCTTCTTCTGAACTGGAAGGGTTTGTTTCGCGAGTAATTGAAGCAGACCTAATTTACCTGTGCTAATGGTTCTGGTTGCTGGCATTGGAATAAAAACTCAGTCTATCACCATCACCAGACGTCAGAGTTCTTAAGAAGCTGCCACGAATACGTACCCGCGGTGGCTTATTCATTAATCTTGTCCGTGCTTTTACTCTCTGCAAGGGATTATTACCCCCATATACAGTAATAATAATCAACGCCCAGCGGCGCaatgtttaataattaataattgagGGTTCGATTGTATATTgactaattttattgattttaaaactaataattatataagtttttattagttatataatttatgagatttaaactaataatttctaaaatatatctCTATCAATATTAAGCtttgaaaatacttttaaaaattcatttgaattgaaaaaaaatgaaattaatattctttttaaatgatGATAATCAATACTGCATGGAGTGGAGCAATGCGCACAGACAAAGAAGGGAACTGGAAACCATTTTTCATCTCAAAATTAGTTTTGCTGGTTTTTTATGGCATGACAATGGTATTGTGCTGgtattttaaattaagaataTTTCTCGCCTTcctttgccctttttttttttttttgcatttgctTTGTCCCATCTTGAAAGGGATTTGGCACTCATGCGTGTTTCTCTACCTATAACTAGCACTCCCTAGCCTTTAGCGATTCCATGTTTCTTCATTTCATTCCTGTTTTTATCAACTTTCTAGCTTGCCTGTCAGTTTTAGCCATGGAGGGCAATAGTTCCTCTAGTCTCAAGGACATGTTGAAGTCCCCATCACCCCCAAGACCAATCCTCATGAGGTCTGATCAATCCACACCTGCAACATGGGCTAATTCACTTTTTTCAAACCCCAAAGAAACCACCAATGATGATAATGTTGCCGGTGGATTTGTTGACCTTTCTCTTGAAGAGAGCCCTCTATCCCCCTCCAACTCTTTTGATGCAGCATTACCATATTCGTCTTCTTCACCTTCATGTTGTCTGTTTAATCATTCTGATGTGCAGAGTGAAGCCAGTTCTGATGATCAGACAGAGGAGATCATGAACGTGGAAACAAAAAAGGACGTGGTTTTTGGGAATCCAACCAAAAAAGAGGGAGTATTTCCTCCTCCAATCTCTTCCTTGGAATTATTTAATAAGGGTATGCCTTATAGTTATCTCAACTATAATGATTTAAGCGATACCCTTGTTCTCGAGGAGATAAAAATCCCTCCAGGGGACATTCTGCGTGCTAACCGCTCAGGTGGGCGCTTGAGGCTTGCTTTTGTCATTTCAGACGATGAAAGCTCTGACAtggaagaggaggaagagatcTACGGCACCGTTGAATAGGCCTTGTTGATCTCCTTTGTGTTCTTGCTCTCCATGGTTGTGCTGTTAATTACTTCTTAGTAGacctgttgtttttgttttct is a window of Populus nigra chromosome 10, ddPopNigr1.1, whole genome shotgun sequence DNA encoding:
- the LOC133704973 gene encoding uncharacterized protein LOC133704973, giving the protein MGNCNCFTNSKQAMAEIAPYDLIKSTTAVHLYGDPATSSTLYFHFALLYKTRALQFTPTDDPQPVVQIGSETISGTREMMVRFIDVKLPQPPLVVPVEEEGCETAALVVKMAALQHRSVVWHLERMVRWSEDLVTRGGRRNGDPAMGSERMEVKKFQKSYTQLLEVMVEHAQMEERVVFPLLETAERGLCKAANEEHGRDLPIMNGIKEDIKSIVVLDTGSHDYREALRNLSSRLRSLLEHSKEHFQEEERDVLPLMEAMELSKEQQLRVLEQCFDVMQGTHSHLFSSFIHGLLPREAMQYLDLIISCKEEKLVAPMLLRIIQ